Proteins encoded within one genomic window of Amycolatopsis sp. 2-15:
- a CDS encoding 16S rRNA (uracil(1498)-N(3))-methyltransferase, whose product MPDTTLPVFLATAVPDRGSAVLDGEEARHAATVRRLRVGEQLVLSDGAGAMARCTVDAVQAGRDASLTLTVVERWTEEPPALRVHVAQALAKGDRGELAVELATEAGADAIVPWRAARSVAKWEDGTRGDKALARWRATARAAAKQARRAHVPEVIEPVGTRELAQLAATMSRTLVLESGVTSRLTEIDLPDTGDILLVVGPEGGITDEELTTLEAAGATTVRLGPTVLRTSTAAAVALGALGALTGRWK is encoded by the coding sequence GTGCCCGACACCACGCTGCCGGTCTTCCTCGCCACCGCTGTGCCCGACCGCGGCTCGGCCGTGCTCGACGGTGAGGAAGCCCGGCACGCCGCCACCGTGCGCCGGCTGCGCGTGGGGGAGCAGCTCGTGCTCTCCGACGGCGCCGGCGCCATGGCCCGCTGCACCGTCGACGCGGTGCAGGCCGGGCGAGACGCCTCCCTCACCCTGACGGTCGTCGAACGCTGGACCGAGGAGCCGCCGGCGCTGCGCGTCCACGTCGCGCAGGCGCTGGCCAAAGGCGACCGCGGTGAGCTGGCCGTGGAGCTCGCCACCGAGGCGGGCGCCGACGCGATCGTGCCGTGGCGCGCCGCCCGCAGCGTCGCGAAGTGGGAAGACGGCACGCGCGGCGACAAGGCACTGGCCCGCTGGCGCGCGACCGCCCGCGCCGCCGCCAAACAAGCCCGCCGCGCGCACGTGCCCGAGGTGATCGAGCCCGTCGGCACCCGCGAGCTCGCCCAGCTGGCCGCCACGATGTCCCGCACGCTCGTGCTGGAATCCGGCGTGACCAGCCGCCTCACGGAGATCGACCTCCCCGACACCGGCGACATCCTGCTCGTCGTCGGCCCCGAAGGCGGCATCACCGACGAAGAGCTGACCACGCTCGAAGCCGCCGGCGCCACCACCGTGCGCCTCGGCCCGACTGTGCTGCGCACCTCCACCGCGGCCGCCGTCGCCCTCGGCGCCCTCGGCGCGCTGACCGGCCGCTGGAAGTGA
- a CDS encoding histidine triad nucleotide-binding protein: protein MSDAETLFERIIAGEIPADVVYEDDKTFAFRDINPQAKVHVLVVPKKRFRNVGELAASDPELLSAVVLSARKVAELEGIAESGYRVVFNTDGDAGQTVFHVHAHVLGGEQLGLFGRHA, encoded by the coding sequence ATGAGTGATGCGGAGACGTTGTTCGAGCGGATCATCGCCGGGGAGATTCCGGCGGACGTCGTGTACGAGGACGACAAGACGTTCGCGTTCAGGGACATTAATCCGCAGGCCAAGGTGCACGTGCTGGTGGTGCCGAAGAAGCGCTTCCGCAACGTGGGCGAGCTGGCCGCTTCGGATCCGGAGCTGCTGAGCGCGGTGGTGCTCAGCGCCCGCAAGGTGGCGGAGCTCGAGGGCATCGCGGAGTCCGGGTACCGCGTGGTGTTCAACACCGACGGCGACGCGGGACAGACGGTGTTCCACGTCCACGCGCATGTGCTGGGCGGGGAGCAGCTCGGATTGTTCGGGCGCCACGCCTAA
- a CDS encoding PhoH family protein: MAGTAQGGAARPDATAGKAAQSKNEDATPVAQSRFPIPEAAVLSLLGSRDENLRVAEELLAADVHVRGNEVTLTGAPADVAFAERVFADLVQLATGGQQVGPDTVRRTIGMLSSGDASPAEVLSLNIVSRRGKTIRPKTLNQKRYVDAIDKHTIVFGIGPAGTGKTYLAMAKAVQALQAKQVTRIVLTRPAVEAGERLGYLPGTLNEKIDPYLRPLYDALHDMVEPESIPRLMQAGTIEIAPLAYMRGRTLNDAFIILDEAQNTTPEQMKMFLTRLGMGSKIVVTGDVTQVDLPNGQKSGLRVVRDILDGVNDLHFAELTSQDVVRHRLVGDIVDAYEKWQAVQDAQDQQQGGWKGNRR, encoded by the coding sequence GTGGCCGGAACCGCACAGGGTGGAGCCGCCCGACCCGACGCCACCGCCGGCAAGGCGGCGCAGTCGAAGAACGAGGACGCCACCCCCGTGGCCCAGTCCCGCTTCCCCATCCCCGAAGCCGCCGTGCTGAGCCTGCTCGGCTCGCGTGACGAGAACCTGCGCGTCGCCGAGGAGCTCCTCGCCGCCGACGTGCACGTCCGCGGCAACGAAGTGACTCTCACCGGCGCGCCCGCCGACGTGGCGTTCGCCGAACGCGTCTTCGCCGACCTCGTGCAGCTCGCCACCGGCGGCCAGCAGGTCGGCCCCGACACGGTGCGCCGCACCATCGGCATGCTGTCCTCCGGCGACGCTTCCCCGGCCGAGGTCCTGAGCCTCAACATCGTCTCCCGCCGCGGCAAGACGATCCGGCCCAAGACGCTCAACCAGAAGCGCTACGTCGACGCCATCGACAAGCACACCATCGTTTTCGGCATCGGCCCCGCCGGTACCGGCAAGACGTACCTCGCGATGGCCAAGGCCGTGCAGGCGCTGCAGGCCAAGCAGGTCACGCGCATCGTGCTGACGCGCCCGGCCGTCGAGGCGGGCGAGCGGCTCGGCTACCTGCCCGGCACGCTCAACGAGAAGATCGACCCGTACCTGCGCCCGCTCTACGACGCGCTGCACGACATGGTCGAGCCCGAGTCGATCCCACGCCTCATGCAGGCGGGCACGATCGAGATCGCGCCGCTGGCCTACATGCGCGGCCGCACGCTGAACGACGCCTTCATCATCCTCGACGAAGCCCAGAACACCACTCCCGAGCAGATGAAGATGTTCCTCACGCGCCTCGGCATGGGCTCGAAGATCGTGGTCACCGGTGACGTCACGCAGGTCGACCTGCCCAACGGCCAGAAGAGCGGCCTGCGTGTGGTCCGCGACATCCTCGACGGTGTCAACGACCTGCACTTCGCCGAGCTGACCAGCCAGGACGTGGTGCGCCACCGGCTCGTCGGCGACATCGTCGACGCGTACGAGAAGTGGCAGGCCGTGCAGGACGCCCAGGACCAGCAGCAGGGCGGCTGGAAGGGCAACCGCCGATGA
- the ybeY gene encoding rRNA maturation RNase YbeY gives MSIEIANESGVDVDEASVVSAARYALDKMEVSPLAELSILLVTLEVMEDLHERWMDLPGPTDVMAFPMDELDSSRRPDAPDASPALLGDIVLCPAFAKDQAKTAGHALIDELHLLTVHGVLHLLGYDHAEPAEEREMFGLQKRILTEFQSAVAELNRKNAQRNADDRVLGIAGLDTPDAATTPTAAKPVEETP, from the coding sequence ATGAGCATCGAGATCGCCAACGAGTCGGGTGTCGACGTCGACGAGGCGTCGGTCGTCTCGGCCGCGCGCTACGCCCTGGACAAGATGGAGGTCAGCCCGCTCGCCGAGCTGTCCATCCTGCTCGTCACGCTCGAAGTCATGGAAGACCTGCACGAACGCTGGATGGACCTGCCCGGGCCCACCGACGTGATGGCCTTCCCGATGGACGAGCTCGACTCGTCGCGCCGCCCCGACGCACCCGACGCGTCGCCGGCACTGCTGGGTGACATCGTGCTGTGCCCGGCGTTCGCGAAGGACCAGGCGAAGACCGCGGGCCACGCGCTGATCGACGAGCTGCACCTGCTCACCGTCCACGGCGTGCTGCACCTGCTCGGCTACGACCACGCCGAACCGGCCGAGGAACGCGAGATGTTCGGCCTGCAGAAGCGCATCCTGACGGAGTTCCAGTCGGCCGTGGCCGAGCTGAACCGGAAGAACGCGCAGCGCAACGCCGACGACCGCGTGCTCGGCATCGCGGGCTTGGACACGCCGGACGCGGCGACGACCCCGACCGCGGCGAAACCGGTCGAGGAAACCCCCTAG
- a CDS encoding CNNM domain-containing protein, producing MGSPTTQLVVAVALVLLAGVFAAADAAVSTVSQARTEGLVRIGRAGARQLAAVVAERRRHINLLLLLRLGCELTATVLVTVSFLAWFGKLWLAVLVSAVVMVVVSYVLIGVGPRTIGRQHPYRVGTMVAGPVRVLGSILGPLSRLLIVIGNAITPGQGFREGPFTSEVELRELVDLAQERGVVEDSEREMIHSVFELGDTIAREVMVPRTEIVWIERTKTVRQALALALRTGFTRVPVIDESVDDIVGVVNIKDLMPAYMDPDGPSTVVDQVMNPASFVPDSKRLDDLLKEMQRTHNHMAIAVDEYGGTAGLLTIEDILEEIVGEITDESDTDERPDVEELEGGAVRVSSRLSVDDLGELFGIDLEDHDVETVGGLLAERLGRVPLPGAEAEVAGLRLFAEGGKDRRGRMRITSVVVHPADADAVTESGTRRRTRVPQPEERDRRVEHA from the coding sequence ATGGGCAGTCCCACGACACAGCTCGTCGTCGCGGTGGCGCTCGTGCTGCTGGCGGGAGTGTTCGCGGCGGCCGACGCGGCCGTCAGCACCGTCTCGCAGGCCCGCACCGAAGGGCTCGTGCGCATCGGCCGGGCCGGTGCGCGCCAGCTCGCCGCCGTCGTCGCTGAGCGCCGCCGCCACATCAACCTGCTCCTGCTGCTGCGCCTCGGCTGCGAGCTCACGGCCACGGTGCTCGTCACCGTGTCGTTCCTCGCCTGGTTCGGCAAGCTGTGGCTCGCTGTGCTCGTCTCCGCCGTGGTGATGGTGGTGGTGAGCTACGTGCTCATCGGCGTCGGGCCGCGCACCATCGGCCGCCAGCACCCCTACCGCGTCGGCACGATGGTCGCCGGGCCGGTGCGGGTCCTCGGCTCGATCCTCGGCCCGCTCTCGCGGCTGCTGATCGTGATCGGTAACGCGATCACCCCCGGTCAGGGCTTCCGCGAAGGCCCGTTCACCTCCGAAGTCGAGCTGCGCGAGCTGGTCGACCTCGCGCAGGAACGCGGCGTGGTCGAGGACTCCGAACGCGAGATGATCCACTCGGTGTTCGAGCTGGGCGACACGATCGCGCGCGAGGTGATGGTGCCGCGCACCGAGATCGTGTGGATCGAGCGCACCAAGACCGTGCGCCAGGCGCTCGCGCTCGCCCTGCGCACCGGGTTCACGCGGGTGCCGGTGATCGACGAGTCCGTGGACGACATCGTCGGCGTGGTCAACATCAAGGACCTGATGCCGGCGTACATGGATCCGGACGGCCCGAGCACCGTCGTGGACCAGGTGATGAACCCGGCGAGCTTCGTGCCCGACTCCAAGCGGCTCGACGACCTGCTCAAGGAGATGCAGCGCACGCACAACCACATGGCGATCGCGGTCGATGAATACGGCGGCACCGCGGGCCTGCTGACCATCGAGGACATCCTCGAGGAGATCGTCGGCGAGATCACCGACGAGTCCGACACCGACGAGCGGCCCGACGTCGAGGAGCTCGAGGGCGGCGCGGTGCGCGTGTCGTCGCGGCTGAGCGTCGACGACCTCGGTGAGCTGTTCGGAATCGACCTCGAAGACCACGACGTGGAGACCGTGGGCGGGCTGCTCGCGGAACGACTGGGTAGGGTCCCCCTTCCGGGGGCCGAAGCCGAGGTCGCCGGTCTTCGGCTGTTCGCCGAAGGGGGCAAGGACCGCCGCGGCCGCATGCGGATCACGTCGGTCGTCGTCCACCCGGCCGACGCGGACGCCGTGACCGAGTCCGGCACGCGCCGGCGCACCCGGGTGCCCCAGCCCGAAGAACGCGACAGGAGAGTCGAACATGCCTGA
- a CDS encoding cytidine deaminase translates to MPDLEAEDQKLVTLARSSRARVGAEEGAAVRDTDGRTYTAVTVDQPSFKLTAVQAAVAAALSSGAEGLEAAAVVTGDALVQEASVHAVRDVAKTAPIILADPNGDVVEVLR, encoded by the coding sequence ATGCCTGACCTCGAGGCCGAGGACCAGAAGCTCGTCACGCTGGCCCGGTCGTCACGCGCCCGCGTCGGCGCCGAGGAGGGCGCGGCCGTGCGCGACACCGACGGCCGGACGTACACCGCGGTGACTGTCGACCAGCCCTCGTTCAAGCTCACCGCCGTGCAGGCCGCTGTGGCGGCCGCGCTGTCGAGCGGCGCCGAAGGGCTCGAGGCGGCGGCCGTGGTGACGGGCGACGCGCTGGTGCAGGAGGCGTCGGTGCACGCGGTGCGTGACGTCGCGAAGACCGCGCCGATCATCCTCGCCGACCCGAACGGCGACGTCGTCGAGGTGCTGCGCTGA
- the era gene encoding GTPase Era, translated as MAGAHRSGFACFVGRPNAGKSTLTNALVGSKVAITSSKPQTTRHAIRGIVHREDAQLVIIDTPGLHRPRTLLGQRLNDVVHETWSEVDVVGFCVPANEKIGPGDKFIAAELTKIAQRTPVIGVVTKTDLVKPEQVAEQLLALQGVMEFADLVPVSAVDGFQVQTVADLLVARLPEGPQLYPGGELTDEPEMTLVAELIREAALEGVRDELPHSIAVTVEEMLPREGRDDLVDVHAFLYVERPSQKGIILGHKGERLREVGAAARKQIEGLLGSKVYLDLHIKVAKDWQRDPKQLRRLGF; from the coding sequence ATGGCCGGCGCGCACCGCTCCGGCTTCGCGTGCTTCGTCGGGAGGCCCAACGCGGGCAAGTCGACGCTCACGAACGCGCTCGTGGGCTCGAAGGTCGCCATCACCTCCAGCAAGCCGCAGACGACCCGGCACGCGATCCGCGGCATCGTGCACCGCGAGGACGCGCAGCTGGTCATCATCGACACGCCGGGGCTGCACCGCCCGCGCACGCTGCTCGGCCAGCGGCTCAACGACGTGGTGCACGAGACGTGGTCCGAAGTGGACGTCGTCGGGTTCTGCGTGCCCGCCAACGAAAAGATCGGCCCCGGCGACAAGTTCATCGCCGCGGAGCTGACGAAGATCGCGCAGCGTACCCCGGTGATCGGCGTGGTCACGAAGACCGACCTGGTGAAGCCCGAGCAGGTGGCCGAGCAGCTGCTGGCGCTGCAGGGCGTGATGGAGTTCGCCGACCTCGTGCCGGTGTCCGCTGTGGACGGTTTTCAGGTGCAGACGGTCGCCGACCTGCTCGTGGCGCGGCTGCCGGAGGGCCCGCAGCTCTACCCGGGCGGCGAGCTCACCGACGAGCCCGAGATGACGCTCGTGGCCGAACTGATCCGCGAGGCCGCGCTCGAAGGCGTGCGCGACGAGCTGCCGCACTCCATCGCCGTGACGGTGGAGGAGATGCTGCCGCGCGAAGGCCGCGACGACCTCGTGGACGTGCACGCGTTCCTGTACGTGGAGCGGCCCAGCCAGAAGGGCATCATCCTCGGGCACAAGGGTGAACGCCTGCGTGAAGTCGGAGCCGCGGCCCGCAAGCAGATCGAGGGCCTGCTGGGGTCGAAGGTGTACCTCGACCTGCACATCAAGGTGGCCAAGGACTGGCAGCGCGACCCGAAGCAGTTGCGCCGCCTCGGCTTTTGA
- a CDS encoding CD225/dispanin family protein, translated as MTGPYPPPGGQYPPPPGGPYYYGGPQPNFPPPPDNRLAWGILTTIFCCLPLGIVSIVKANEVNSLWYQGRFAEAQHAADQAGKWAMWSALAIPIGIVAYLLVVLFVFLIAGTSAGFWSS; from the coding sequence ATGACCGGCCCGTACCCGCCACCCGGCGGGCAGTACCCGCCGCCGCCCGGCGGCCCGTACTACTACGGCGGCCCGCAGCCGAACTTCCCGCCGCCGCCGGACAACCGGCTCGCGTGGGGCATCCTCACCACGATCTTCTGCTGCCTGCCCCTCGGGATCGTCTCCATCGTGAAGGCCAACGAGGTCAACTCCCTGTGGTACCAGGGCCGCTTCGCCGAAGCGCAGCACGCCGCGGACCAGGCGGGCAAGTGGGCAATGTGGTCGGCACTGGCGATTCCCATCGGCATCGTGGCGTACCTGCTGGTGGTGCTGTTCGTGTTCCTGATCGCGGGCACGTCCGCCGGGTTCTGGTCGTCGTGA
- a CDS encoding DUF2752 domain-containing protein, protein MSTVYTGIPARGARATARALAGPAAVVAGLGVCCAAVWLGDPTTPGGPLPVCPTKFLFGIDCPGCGGMRMAYSLMHGDLAGAVHYNAVALVFVALFVWSGVAWTVGRLRGRAVRSWLHWRRTPLVVAVVFAIWFVVRNLPFAPFTGLSV, encoded by the coding sequence GTGAGCACCGTCTACACGGGAATCCCGGCGCGGGGCGCGCGAGCCACGGCGCGGGCGCTGGCCGGCCCGGCGGCGGTGGTCGCGGGGCTCGGCGTGTGCTGCGCGGCCGTGTGGCTCGGCGATCCGACGACACCGGGCGGGCCGTTGCCGGTGTGCCCCACCAAGTTCCTCTTCGGCATCGACTGTCCGGGTTGCGGCGGCATGCGGATGGCCTACAGCCTCATGCACGGCGACCTCGCCGGCGCCGTGCACTACAACGCGGTGGCGCTCGTGTTCGTGGCGCTGTTCGTGTGGAGCGGTGTCGCGTGGACCGTCGGGCGGCTGCGCGGCCGGGCGGTCCGGTCGTGGCTGCATTGGCGCCGCACGCCGCTCGTGGTGGCGGTGGTGTTCGCGATCTGGTTCGTGGTGCGGAACCTGCCTTTCGCGCCGTTCACCGGCTTGTCGGTCTGA
- a CDS encoding RDD family protein: protein MTDPYGRPMGQPQGQPPFGQPQGQQPFGAPGGFGQQPPSGGFPQQSGGFGQQPGFGQPGQAQPGFGQPDAQGQPGFGQPGFGQPPAGGFGQPPGFGQPGGFGQPNPYGPPGGGAYANWGQRAGAYLIDFGPFLAAIIIALLVSIASWSAGAIIYGLAIFGNIGWQIYNRWITAGNTGQSLGKRVVGIKLVSEATGQPIGAGMAFLRDLAHVLDGFLCGLGYLWPLWDDKSQTFSDKIVSTIVVPADAAPAGQFGQPGFGQQQPFGGGFPPAGQHPGGFAQQPAGFGQQPSGFGAQPGFGQPGQPAAGGFGQPGEFGQPPSGGFGQPGAPANGGFVQPVAESPGATAFEQAEPTQMLKPGGAAAQPESGAFDGAERTQMLQPGSPAVEAPAQPEETQKVQPGEFGQPPQH, encoded by the coding sequence ATGACCGATCCCTACGGCCGGCCCATGGGGCAGCCGCAGGGCCAGCCGCCCTTCGGACAACCGCAAGGGCAGCAGCCGTTCGGTGCACCCGGCGGCTTCGGCCAGCAACCGCCTTCGGGCGGGTTCCCCCAGCAGTCCGGCGGTTTCGGGCAACAGCCCGGTTTCGGACAGCCGGGTCAGGCGCAGCCGGGCTTCGGCCAGCCGGACGCGCAGGGCCAGCCGGGCTTCGGACAGCCCGGGTTCGGTCAGCCGCCCGCCGGTGGTTTCGGCCAGCCGCCCGGGTTCGGGCAGCCCGGTGGGTTCGGTCAGCCGAACCCGTACGGCCCGCCCGGCGGGGGCGCCTATGCGAACTGGGGCCAGCGCGCCGGCGCCTACCTGATCGACTTCGGGCCGTTCCTCGCCGCCATCATCATCGCCCTGCTGGTCTCCATCGCCTCGTGGAGCGCCGGGGCGATCATCTACGGGCTCGCGATCTTCGGGAACATCGGCTGGCAGATCTACAACCGCTGGATCACGGCCGGGAACACGGGGCAGTCGCTCGGCAAGCGCGTCGTCGGCATCAAGCTCGTCAGCGAGGCCACCGGGCAGCCCATCGGCGCCGGCATGGCGTTCCTGCGCGACCTCGCGCACGTGCTCGACGGCTTCCTCTGCGGCCTCGGTTACCTGTGGCCGCTGTGGGACGACAAGTCGCAGACGTTCTCGGACAAGATCGTCAGCACGATCGTGGTGCCCGCCGACGCCGCGCCCGCGGGCCAATTCGGGCAGCCGGGCTTCGGCCAGCAGCAGCCCTTCGGTGGCGGGTTCCCGCCCGCCGGCCAGCACCCGGGTGGGTTCGCCCAGCAGCCCGCCGGGTTCGGGCAGCAGCCGAGTGGGTTCGGCGCGCAGCCCGGGTTCGGGCAGCCGGGTCAGCCGGCCGCCGGCGGTTTCGGTCAGCCGGGCGAGTTCGGCCAGCCGCCGTCGGGTGGCTTCGGCCAGCCAGGTGCCCCCGCCAATGGCGGGTTCGTGCAGCCGGTCGCCGAGTCGCCGGGCGCGACCGCGTTCGAGCAGGCCGAGCCCACGCAGATGCTCAAGCCGGGCGGCGCCGCCGCGCAGCCCGAGAGCGGCGCGTTCGACGGAGCCGAGCGCACGCAGATGCTGCAGCCGGGTTCGCCGGCCGTGGAAGCGCCCGCGCAGCCCGAAGAGACGCAGAAGGTCCAGCCGGGCGAGTTCGGCCAGCCGCCGCAGCATTGA
- a CDS encoding CD225/dispanin family protein: MTNPYGQPQPPYGQQPYGTPSGPMPTPYGQQGQYGQQGQYGQQAPFGQPGYGPGMGMPPGGDINAIKEYKGWAIGCIFLMWILAIFAIMKSNEVRTFKMQGNYAMAQQASQTTKTLCLIATIVGGIGYALAITFLIIGIVAATTVTTYCTGYYGC, translated from the coding sequence ATGACCAATCCGTACGGTCAGCCGCAGCCGCCCTACGGCCAGCAGCCGTATGGCACGCCGTCCGGCCCGATGCCGACGCCCTACGGCCAGCAAGGCCAGTACGGCCAGCAGGGTCAGTACGGCCAGCAGGCGCCGTTCGGGCAGCCCGGTTACGGCCCCGGCATGGGGATGCCGCCGGGTGGCGACATCAACGCCATCAAGGAGTACAAGGGCTGGGCGATCGGCTGCATCTTCCTGATGTGGATCCTCGCGATCTTCGCGATCATGAAGTCCAACGAGGTCCGCACCTTCAAGATGCAGGGCAACTACGCGATGGCCCAGCAGGCGTCGCAGACCACGAAGACGCTGTGCCTGATCGCCACGATCGTCGGCGGCATCGGCTACGCGCTCGCGATCACGTTCCTCATCATCGGGATCGTCGCGGCGACCACGGTCACCACGTACTGCACCGGTTACTACGGCTGTTGA
- the recO gene encoding DNA repair protein RecO has product MVNLYRDTGVVLRTHKLGEADRIVTLLTRRHGKVRAVAKGVRRTSSRFGARLEPFGHVDVQFYTGRTLDVITQVETVDAFALPLVADYQRYTAASAIAETADRLSAEEGEPVLKLYLLVVGALRALAGGERDASLVLDAFFLRAMAYAGWAPAITECARCGLPGPHAAFNVAAGGSMCPDCRIAGSVHPAPEVLTLLEALLHGEWPVAEASHGVTRRDASGLVAAHLQWHLERQLRSLPLVERRARETVTPAK; this is encoded by the coding sequence GTGGTGAACCTCTACCGCGACACCGGAGTGGTGCTGCGCACGCACAAGCTGGGTGAGGCCGACCGGATCGTCACCCTGCTGACCCGCCGGCACGGGAAGGTCCGTGCCGTGGCCAAGGGCGTGCGCCGCACCTCGTCGCGGTTCGGGGCCCGGCTGGAGCCCTTCGGGCACGTGGACGTGCAGTTCTACACCGGCCGCACGCTCGACGTGATCACCCAGGTCGAGACCGTGGACGCGTTCGCGCTGCCGCTGGTCGCCGACTACCAGCGCTACACCGCGGCGAGCGCGATCGCCGAGACCGCCGACCGGCTCTCGGCCGAAGAGGGCGAGCCGGTCCTGAAGCTGTACCTGCTGGTCGTGGGCGCGTTGCGCGCGCTCGCGGGCGGCGAACGCGACGCCTCCCTCGTTCTCGACGCGTTCTTCCTGCGGGCCATGGCCTACGCCGGCTGGGCGCCCGCCATCACCGAGTGCGCCCGCTGCGGCCTGCCCGGCCCGCACGCCGCGTTCAACGTGGCCGCCGGCGGCTCGATGTGCCCGGACTGCCGCATCGCGGGTTCCGTGCACCCCGCGCCCGAGGTGCTCACCCTGCTCGAAGCCCTGTTGCACGGCGAATGGCCGGTGGCGGAGGCCTCGCACGGTGTGACCCGGCGTGACGCGTCGGGCCTGGTGGCGGCTCACCTGCAGTGGCACCTCGAACGCCAGCTGCGTTCTCTTCCACTGGTCGAAAGGCGTGCCCGGGAGACCGTGACACCGGCCAAGTAG
- a CDS encoding isoprenyl transferase, whose protein sequence is MLRRGREVRASGYELRAPEPHPSGARPPEIPKDLVPKHVALVMDGNGRWANQRGLPRIEGHKRGEAVMIDVASGAVELGVKWLSVYAFSTENWKRSPEEVRFLMGFNRDTIRRQVDYLGSIGVRIRWAGRRPKLWASVIKELQVAEEKTKNNTRLNMTMCVNYGGRAELGDAMRRIGQDVAAGKLNPDKIDERTIGKYLYQPEMPDVDLFLRPSGEQRTSNFMLWQSAYAEMVYQDTLFPDFDRMHLWNACLEFAKRDRRFGAAVDQAEAERAAGEAS, encoded by the coding sequence GTGCTGCGCAGGGGACGCGAGGTCCGGGCGTCGGGGTACGAGCTGCGGGCACCGGAGCCGCACCCGTCGGGAGCCAGGCCACCGGAGATCCCGAAGGATCTCGTGCCGAAGCACGTGGCGCTGGTGATGGACGGCAACGGGCGCTGGGCCAACCAGCGCGGCCTGCCCCGCATCGAGGGCCACAAGCGCGGCGAGGCCGTGATGATCGATGTGGCCAGCGGCGCCGTCGAGCTCGGCGTGAAGTGGCTTTCGGTCTACGCGTTCTCCACGGAGAATTGGAAGCGCAGCCCGGAGGAGGTGCGCTTCCTCATGGGCTTCAACCGCGACACCATCCGGCGCCAGGTCGACTACCTGGGCTCGATCGGCGTGCGCATCCGCTGGGCGGGGCGGCGGCCGAAGCTGTGGGCCAGCGTGATCAAGGAGCTGCAGGTCGCGGAAGAGAAGACCAAGAACAACACCAGGCTCAACATGACGATGTGCGTCAACTACGGCGGCCGCGCCGAGCTGGGCGACGCGATGCGCCGGATCGGCCAGGACGTGGCCGCGGGCAAGCTCAACCCGGACAAGATCGACGAGCGCACGATCGGGAAGTACCTGTACCAGCCCGAGATGCCCGACGTCGATCTATTCCTGCGGCCCTCGGGCGAGCAGCGGACGTCGAACTTCATGCTGTGGCAGTCGGCGTACGCGGAGATGGTCTACCAGGACACGCTCTTCCCCGACTTCGACCGGATGCACCTGTGGAACGCGTGCCTCGAGTTCGCCAAGCGTGACCGCCGGTTCGGTGCCGCGGTCGACCAGGCGGAAGCCGAGCGCGCGGCCGGGGAAGCGTCGTGA
- a CDS encoding YbjN domain-containing protein, giving the protein MSTSEAADTAALLALAREALERYLDVHVDDDGAITFRHAEVPCVIQATRLADGLTVLSLTCVVAWDLPDNPAIAVAVAERAGQGLFGTLGVGHTDSGVDVTLRYAFPAEGMDPSALGTLLMLVVSTASQLRTELPGLGQD; this is encoded by the coding sequence GTGAGTACTTCCGAGGCGGCCGACACGGCCGCGCTGCTCGCGCTCGCGCGCGAGGCCCTGGAGCGCTACCTCGACGTGCACGTGGACGACGACGGCGCGATCACCTTCCGCCACGCCGAGGTTCCGTGCGTCATCCAGGCCACGCGCCTGGCCGACGGGCTCACGGTGCTGAGCCTGACCTGCGTGGTCGCGTGGGACCTGCCCGACAACCCGGCGATCGCCGTCGCCGTGGCCGAACGCGCGGGGCAGGGCCTGTTCGGCACGCTCGGTGTCGGCCACACCGACAGCGGGGTCGACGTGACACTGCGCTACGCGTTCCCGGCCGAGGGCATGGACCCGTCGGCGCTGGGCACGTTGCTGATGCTCGTGGTCTCCACCGCGTCGCAGCTGCGGACGGAACTGCCGGGGCTGGGCCAGGACTGA